The sequence below is a genomic window from Ochrobactrum quorumnocens.
TGATAGAGACAGACCACGCACCACTTTACGCTAAGGTTGAGGCTACGTTGGCATCCGAAATTGCCAACGGCATTCTCGCTCGCGGCGCTCAACTTCCACCTGAAGATATTCTGATTGAAAGGTTCGGTGTCAGCCGAACGACTGTTCGAAAGGCAGTCGAAAATCTCGTCGTGCGCGGATTGGTGGAGATTCGTCGCGGCAAGGGAACATTTGTTACCGAGCCGAAGATTCTGCAGGAGCTGACTGAATTGAGCGGGTTTGTGGAGGACATGATCGCTCTAGGCCGGAATCCAACCGCAAAACTGCTGGATAAACGTCCCGTGCCCGCCAGCGATGTCGTCGCGGCGCATTTGGGCATTTCCGTCGGAACGCAGGTTTACCGTATCGAGCGGGTTCGTTTGGCCGATGGTGTTGCTATGTCGTTCGATGAAACCTATTTACCCTTGGACATTGGCGAGAAGATCGGGAGCAACGATCTGGAAGCGGAGCCGATCTTTTCGTTGCTCGAGAACAAGTATGGCCTGCCGCTTGTCGAAGCGGAATATCATCTAGAAGCTATCACAGCAAACGACCAAGTCGCCCAGGCGCTGGAGATCACGCCCGGAAGCCCTGTCTTTCTGATCGAGCGGACCTCCTTTTGTGAAGGTCCGAAGCCGGTTGATTATGAAAAGCTCTATTATCGCGGCGACCTCATTAAGTTCACCACCCGCTTATCGCGCCGGTCAAGGCAGAACCCATGATTGGAGTTCCTGATATGGGGGCGACCGGTGCTCTATCGCTATTTGTTGCTGCCTTCGGCGCAAGCGCGCTTGGGGGTGTTCTCGGTATGGCAAGCGGTATATTCATTGTCCCAGTCCTAACAATTCTGTTCGGTATCGACATCCACGCTGCGGTCGCTGCTAGCTTGGTGTCGGTAATTGCGTGTTCGTGCGGCAGCGCGGCACCGCTCCTGAAAGCGCGTATGACCAATGTAAGGTTAGCTGTCGTCCTGGAGACTGGAACGACGTTGGGCGCGCTTACCGGGGTGTTTCTGATCGGGATTATTCCGGTCGCTTATCTGTATTTGTTATTTGCCGCTATTCTCGTTGTGTCAGCGCAACAAATGCTCAACCGCCGCCGTGATGTGAACCAGCCGACCGTATACGCGCAACGAAGTTGGGCAACACGGTTGCGCCTGCACTCCGCAGTTCCCGATCGCACAGGGGGAACCGTTGCGCCTTATCATGTAGGCTCCGTGCCGATGGGTTTGTCGCTAATGTATGGGGCCGGTCTGGTCTCGGCGTTGCTCGGAATTG
It includes:
- a CDS encoding GntR family transcriptional regulator, producing MMIETDHAPLYAKVEATLASEIANGILARGAQLPPEDILIERFGVSRTTVRKAVENLVVRGLVEIRRGKGTFVTEPKILQELTELSGFVEDMIALGRNPTAKLLDKRPVPASDVVAAHLGISVGTQVYRIERVRLADGVAMSFDETYLPLDIGEKIGSNDLEAEPIFSLLENKYGLPLVEAEYHLEAITANDQVAQALEITPGSPVFLIERTSFCEGPKPVDYEKLYYRGDLIKFTTRLSRRSRQNP
- a CDS encoding sulfite exporter TauE/SafE family protein, with translation MIGVPDMGATGALSLFVAAFGASALGGVLGMASGIFIVPVLTILFGIDIHAAVAASLVSVIACSCGSAAPLLKARMTNVRLAVVLETGTTLGALTGVFLIGIIPVAYLYLLFAAILVVSAQQMLNRRRDVNQPTVYAQRSWATRLRLHSAVPDRTGGTVAPYHVGSVPMGLSLMYGAGLVSALLGIGSGLLKIPAMDTALRLPIKVSSATSNFMIGVTASASAGAYFVRGDINTAIAGPVALGSVAGAFVGARMLMGFSGDKLRIVLVIVLMLLAIAMAVNGFNLHFAA